In a single window of the Zea mays cultivar B73 chromosome 5, Zm-B73-REFERENCE-NAM-5.0, whole genome shotgun sequence genome:
- the LOC100193596 gene encoding ubiquitin-conjugating enzyme E2 4 isoform X1 — protein MIHVGWGEMGFRRTANLPCRSCSDILVRLASSSIGCSVDLKRPFFFSHTFFFLSHELVLHLVGIYQGGVWKVRVELPDAYPYKSPSIGFINKIYHPNVDEMSGSVCLDVINQTWSPMFDLVNVFEVFLPQLLLYPNPSDPLNGEAAALMMRDRPVYEQKVKEYCEKYAKPEDAGITPEDKSSDEELSDDDDDDNDSGDEAILGNPDP, from the exons ATGATCCACGTGGGCTGGGGGGAGATGGGTTTCCGGAGAACTGCCAATCTACCCTGTCGATCGTGTTCAGATATTCTTGTTCGTTTAGCTTCATCCTCGATTGGTTGCTCAGTTGACCTGAAGCGTCCTTTCTTTTTCAGTCATACTTTTTTTTTTCTCTCACACGAACTCGTACTCCATTTGGTAGGTATCTACCAAGGTGGTGTCTGGAAGGTTCGGGTAGAACTGCCTGATGCATACCCTTACAAATCCCCGTCCATCGGCTTCATCAACAAGATTTATCACCCGAATGTCGATGAGAT GTCTGGCTCTGTCTGTTTGGATGTCATAAACCAGACATGGAGCCCAATGTTTG ATCTAGTAAATGTTTTTGAAGTATTCCTTCCACAGCTGTTGCTGTACCCAAATCCTTCTGATCCATTAAATGGGGAGGCTGCAGCACTGATGATGCGTGATCGGCCTGTTTATGAACAGAAAGTGAAAG AATATTGTGAAAAGTATGCTAAACCAGAGGACGCTGGCATCACCCCGGAAGACAAGTCCAGTGACGAAGAGCTtagcgatgacgacgacgacgacaacgactccgGGGACGAAGCTATACTTGGCAATCCTGATCCTTAG
- the LOC100193596 gene encoding Ubiquitin-conjugating enzyme E2 4 has protein sequence MSSPSKRREMDLMKLMMSDYKVEMVNDGMQEFFVEFKGPAESIYQGGVWKVRVELPDAYPYKSPSIGFINKIYHPNVDEMSGSVCLDVINQTWSPMFDLVNVFEVFLPQLLLYPNPSDPLNGEAAALMMRDRPVYEQKVKEYCEKYAKPEDAGITPEDKSSDEELSDDDDDDNDSGDEAILGNPDP, from the exons ATGTCGTCCCCGAGCAAGCGCCGCGAGATGGACCTTATGAAGCT GATGATGAGCGACTACAAGGTGGAGATGGTGAACGACGGGATGCAGGAATTCTTCGTCGAATTCAAGGGCCCGGCCGAAA GTATCTACCAAGGTGGTGTCTGGAAGGTTCGGGTAGAACTGCCTGATGCATACCCTTACAAATCCCCGTCCATCGGCTTCATCAACAAGATTTATCACCCGAATGTCGATGAGAT GTCTGGCTCTGTCTGTTTGGATGTCATAAACCAGACATGGAGCCCAATGTTTG ATCTAGTAAATGTTTTTGAAGTATTCCTTCCACAGCTGTTGCTGTACCCAAATCCTTCTGATCCATTAAATGGGGAGGCTGCAGCACTGATGATGCGTGATCGGCCTGTTTATGAACAGAAAGTGAAAG AATATTGTGAAAAGTATGCTAAACCAGAGGACGCTGGCATCACCCCGGAAGACAAGTCCAGTGACGAAGAGCTtagcgatgacgacgacgacgacaacgactccgGGGACGAAGCTATACTTGGCAATCCTGATCCTTAG